GACCCGGTGGGGACCTGGCTGGGCGGGAAGAAGCTGAAGAAGAAGGCCAGCGCGGAGGCGACGAACCCGGCCCCGCCGATCAGCCACATGCCGACCGCGCCGCCGGGGATCTTGTAGGGCCGTGGCCGGTTGGGCTGGCTGTACCGGAGGTAGATGGCCGCCGCGAACATCAGCAGGTACATCACCAGGTAGAGGATCGACGTGAGCTGGCTAAGGATCTGGTAAGCGGACTGCACCGAGGGCAGCAGCACGAAGGCCGCCGACAGCACCGTCACGATCCCTGCCTGGGCGATGAGGATGTGCGTGGCCATGCCGTGGCTGTTCGTGACCTGCCAGAACCGTGGCATGTACCCGGCCTTGGCGACGCTGAGCAGGCCGCTCGAGGGGCCGGACACCCAGGTGACGACCCCCGCGAACACGCCGACCGCGAGCGCCACCGCCATGATCGGCGCCGCCCACTCGATGCCCGCCCAGCGGAAGACGTCCGTGAACGTGGTCAGCAGGCTCTGCGTCAGGTTGATCTCGGACTGCGGCACCACGAAGGCGATCGCCAGCGTCCCCAACACGAAGATGATCACGGTGCCCAGCGCCGCGATGCCGATGGCGATCGGGTAGTTCCGGGCCGCGTTCTTGACCTCTGTCACATGGATCGCGTTCATCTCCATGCCGGCGTAGAAGAGGAAGATGCTCGCGGCCAGCACCACCGTGGAGAAGCTCCCGAAGTTGGGGACCAGCTCACCCCAGCCCAGCTTGATCTGCGAGGGGTTGCCGGCGATGAGGTAGCTGAAGCCCAGCACGATGAGGATGGCCGCGGGGATGATCGTGCCGATCATGCCGCCCCACTTCGCCACCCGGGAGAATGCCGCGGCGCCGCGCATCGCGATGAAGGTGGCCAGCCAGTACACGACCAGGACGACGAGCAGGATGTACGCGCGGTTCGAGGACAGGCGGGACGCGTACGACGTGTTGTCATCGGTGTACGCCAGAGCCGTCGCGCCGAAGGTCAGCACCGTCGGGAACCAGACGCTGACCTCGATGAACAGCATGAACATGGCGACGAACGCCCAGCGGCCGCCGAACGCCTCTCCCACCCACCGGAAGACTCCACCGCGCTCGGGCCACCCTGTGGCCAGTTCTGCCGCGACTAGCGAGACGGGGATGAGGAAGAACACCGCTGCGAAGAGGTAGTAGAAGATCGAGCCCAGTCCGTACTCCGCCTCCGCCGGGAGCCCGCGGAGGCTGACCACCGCGACGATGTTCAGCATGGCCAAGGCGAAGATCGAGATCGTGGCCTTCTTGGGCACACCCGACTTAGCAGGTGTGGTCGCCTGTTGCGCCGTCATGGGGACTCCTCACGGTTCGCTCCGGCGGGCGGAGCTCGAGAGAGGTGCTGCGGTGCAGCTCGGTGATGTGGCTGGGCCCGGTGCGGGAGGGACACGGAGTGCGGCCGTCGCACGGTGGCGCCGAAGCGCGAGGAACGCCAGGGGGCACCCGGAGGTGTGCGTCGCGTCTACCGGTTCGGGGCGCGGACTGCACGGCCCTGAGAAGGGCCCGCGCCGGGAAGGTGTCTCGGACTCAGAGTACGTCCGGGCCCTCGATCGGACAGCGCGAGCGGGTTCGGCCGTGGCGCCGCCCGCCCATGGGCGGCGCCGCTCCCCTCAGCCGCGCCCGCTGGCCCGCTTCTCGACGAGCACCGCGACGGTCCGCGGCGGGACGCTCACCGTTCCGGTCGCCGCGCTCCACGTCGTCCGCCGGACCACCGCGTCCGAACCCTTGGCCTGCACGGGCGCGAGGGTGTGGCGGCGGCCCGCGAGCTCGGGCAGCACCTGCGTGACGGGCTCGTCCGAGGCGTTGAACACGACGAGCAGCCCATCGAGGTCCTTGTCCACGTCGGGGCTGCTCCCCCGGCGCCGGTCGTCCACGTGCATGACCACGACCCCCGGCGCCGCGTCGGGCCCGCTCCCGGGGAACGTCACCTTCTCCTGGATGAGCGCGGCGTCACCGAGCCGGAACAGCGGGGTTGAGAACCGGAGCCGCAGCAAGTCGAGGGCGCCCTGCTCCGCGGCGGCGATGTCCGCCGGGGACGGCTTGAGGGCGGGGTCCGCCAGCAGGGCCTTCTGGAACGGCCACAGGTCCGCGTTCTCCTGCTCGGGCGGCAGCCCTCGGCCGAACCCGTTGTCCCGGCCGGCCAGGTCCAGGTGGTTGAACCAGTCCCCGGAGTCGTAGGAGTTCCGGTCCAGCGACTTGCTGCGCAGCAGCTCCGCGCCCGCGTGCCAGAACGAGGGAGTCTGCGCGAGGGCGGTGGTGGCCAGCGACAGGGTGTTCATCCGCACCCGGTCGCTCATGGCGGTGTCCCGCGGCAGCTTGTGCGTGAGCGAGTCGAACAAGGTCTCGTTGTCGTGGGCGTCGACGTAGGTCACGACCTCCTCGGGCGAGTCCGCGTACCCGGCGGGCTGGCCGTTGTAGTCGATCTCGTCGCCGGAGCGGACCTGCCCGTCGCTGGTCTGGAACGCGAAGTCCCGCAGGTTGCCCGCGAGGCCGAGCCGCACCAGGTCGGCCTGGTGCTGGGCCCGGGCGAGCTGCTCCTCGGCGGTGCCGTTGACGGAGGCGCCGTTGGGGTCGGTGGCCGCGCCGGAGCCGAACCCCTGCACCCGCGGGTCCTCGTCGAACGGGCCGCCGCCGCGCACCGCGTCCCGCAGGCGGTCGCTGAACGTGCCGATGCCCGTGCCGCCGAGCTGGCCCTGCGTCGCCTGGGTGAAGAGCCGGTTGTCGGCGACCTCCCCGAAGTTCCAGCCCTCGCCGTAGAGGTAGACGGCCGAGCCGTCCACCCCGTCGCGCCGGGGTGTGAGCGCGTCGAGCGCCTCCCGCACCGCGAGCATGGTCTCGACCGAGTGGTGGCCCATCAGGTCGAACCGGAAGCCGTCGACCTTGTAGTCGCGGGCCCACGTCACCACGGAGTCGACCATCAGCTTCTGGGCCATGGCGTGCTCGGTGGCCACGTTCTGGCAGCAGGTGGACGTCTCGACCGTCCCGCCGAGGGTGAGCCGGTGGTAGTACCCGGGCACCACGCGGTCGAGCACCGACGTCGTCGCCTGCCCGCTGGCGGCGGTGTGGTTGAACACCTGGTCGAGCACCACCTGCAGGCCGTCCGCGTGCAGGGCTCCCACCATCGTGCGGAACTCCGCCACACGGGCGCCACCCTCCGGGTCGAGCGCGTACGAGCCCTCGGGCGCCGACCAGTGGAACGGGTCGTACCCCCAGTTGAACGCGTCGTCGGCCGCGACGGCGGCCACCCGCTCCTGCTGCTCGGTCGAGTCGGGCGCGAGCTCGGCCAGGTCGCCGTCGGGGACGCGCTGGGCGTCGCGGTCCTCCTGGATCGTGGCGATGTCGAACGTGGGCAGCAGGTGCACCGTCGTCAGGCCCGCCCGCTGCAGCTGGCGCAGCTGGGCGCGGCCGGCGCCCTGGACTGCGAACGCGCCGTACGTCCCCCGCAGCCGCGGCAGCACCGTGGCGTCCGAGGCCGAGAAGTCCCGCACGTGCAGCTCGTAGACCGTCTGGTCGACCGGGCGCACCACGGGCTGCTTGGCCCGCTCCCACTGGCGCGGGCGGAAGGCCTTGTCGGCGAGGTCCACGAGCACCGAGTGCGTGGAGTTGGTGGTCAGGGCGACCGAGTACGGGTCGGTCACCGCGTTGACCTCGACCGCGTCGGTGCTGGGCACGTACACGGTGACCTCGTAGCGGTAGGCCGAGCCGGCCCAGGACCGCTCGCCCCGCGCCGTCCACGACCCGTCGGACTGGCGCCGCGTCGGCACCCGCAGCGGCTGCCCGGTGACGTCCGTGCCCCGCCAGAGCAGCAGGTCGACCTTCTGCGCCGTGGGCGCCCACAGCGCCATCTCCGGACGCCCCTTGGCCCAGGTCACGCCGAGGTCGCGGTCGACGGCGCCGGCGTAGAGGGCGTCCAGCACGCCGGGGATCTGCACCCCCGAGACAGCCTGCGTCGTGCCGTCGACGGCGTGCTGCGACACGAGCAGCTCCCCGCCCGCCAGGCGTTCGACGTCCGGCCTCGTCAGCCCGTCCGGCAGGCGGAGCGCGAGATGGCCCGCGAGCGCCGGGAACCGGGTCAGCTGGTCGGGCGTGAGGCCTGCGGGATCGAGGGCCAGGTCGTGGCCCTCGCCGCCGGTGACCACGCCATCGGCGACCTCGAGCGATCCGTCGGGAGACCCGTGCAGCCGGAACGACGACGAGGCGGCCGGGGCGCCCTCCGGGATCCATGACGGTGGCCAGGCGATCGTGCGCTCGTCGATCCAGTGCGCGCGCTGCTCGCCCAGGCCGGGCGCCGGCGGATCAGCCACGTCGATGGTGAGCAGGTGCGTGGCGAGGACGTAGGTGAAGGTCACGGGCTTGCCTCCGGGAGCCGTGAACGGGATGTTCGCGCCGTCACGCGCCCCGCCTGCCCCGTAATTCTCCGCCCAGGAAAGGTCATGGGCGACCTTGGCCTCATAGACCCCGGCGGGCAGCGCGGGCGTCGTGTACGTGTACGCGCCGTCCCCGTCCGGGTCCTGCAGCCAGGTGGCCAGGCAGTCCGGCGACCAGTCCGCCGCGCAGCCCAGCTCGCTCTGGTGGCTGCCGGGAACCGTGAGCAGCGGGCCCTCCGCGGTCGAGGTGAACCAGTGCGTCGTGGGGTCGTACACGAAGGTGACCTGCTGCGGCGCGCCGCCCGTGACGGTGTACGCGACGTTGGCGCCGCCGGGCGCGCCCCCCGCCCCGTAGTTGACGTCCCAGGACCCGCCCACGGCGACCTTGTACTCGTACGAGCCCGGCGGGAGGGTGAACGTGCCCGCGTATGCGCCGTCCGCGCGCCGGCTGAGCCGCGCCTGCTCGCACGCGGGCTGCCAGTCGCCCGCGCAGCCCATCACGGCGTTGTGGCTGCCGGGCACGGTGACGAGCTCGGAGCCCGGGTCTGGCCCTGGCCCGGCGCCCCCGTCGACCGCCACGCCGACGCTCGCATAGCTGGAGCCCGCGACCCGGTTGCCGGCGGCGTCGGTCGAGACGGCGCGGTACTCGACCAGCGTGCCCGGGGCCAGAGCGGTGACGTCGTGGAAGACCCGGGGCTGGGTGGTCTCGGCGGTGCCCAACGGCGTCCACCCGGGGTCCCCGACCACCCGGTACGCGAACGAGGTCTCCGCCCAGGTGTCGTCGTCGACGTCGGCGGTGACCGGCGGCTGGCCGCGCAGCCCGGCGCCGGGGGCCGGGGCGTCCACGCTCAGTCCCGCGTCCGCGTCGAGCGTCCCCACCGTGCGATCGGCGCGCAGCAGCACAGCGGCGAGCGGCGGGACGGTCAGCGTGAGCGCGCCCTCGCCGTCGGCCGTCGCGGTGGCCGCCGCCCCGTCGTCGACGCCGAGCAGCGCCTCGTAGGCCGCGCCCGGGGTGAGCGTCGTGAGGCTGACGGTCTGAGCCTCCGTCGAGTTGTTCAGCGCGACGAGGTGCTCGACCCTCTCCTCGCGGTCCACGCGGGAGAAGGCGTAGACGGAGCCGTCCGCGCCGCCCACCAGCCGCTCCACCTGGGAGCCGCCGGTCAGC
The sequence above is a segment of the Cellulomonas chengniuliangii genome. Coding sequences within it:
- the gadC gene encoding putative glutamine/gamma-aminobutyrate antiporter GadC; amino-acid sequence: MTAQQATTPAKSGVPKKATISIFALAMLNIVAVVSLRGLPAEAEYGLGSIFYYLFAAVFFLIPVSLVAAELATGWPERGGVFRWVGEAFGGRWAFVAMFMLFIEVSVWFPTVLTFGATALAYTDDNTSYASRLSSNRAYILLVVLVVYWLATFIAMRGAAAFSRVAKWGGMIGTIIPAAILIVLGFSYLIAGNPSQIKLGWGELVPNFGSFSTVVLAASIFLFYAGMEMNAIHVTEVKNAARNYPIAIGIAALGTVIIFVLGTLAIAFVVPQSEINLTQSLLTTFTDVFRWAGIEWAAPIMAVALAVGVFAGVVTWVSGPSSGLLSVAKAGYMPRFWQVTNSHGMATHILIAQAGIVTVLSAAFVLLPSVQSAYQILSQLTSILYLVMYLLMFAAAIYLRYSQPNRPRPYKIPGGAVGMWLIGGAGFVASALAFFFSFFPPSQVPTGSPTTYVGFLLGLTIVFIAIPLIIYAVRKPHWRQRDDDFAPFTWQIEGGHPGIVSNSSVPTPDLLRTAREAGDAAAGRHSSTTGPEDTGSGARGHAGSPGDAGSAGPARAAGAAGPAGTPGANRPGGSTPPDPRGGGQPPSGAGS
- the pulA gene encoding pullulanase-type alpha-1,6-glucosidase → MATVHTRPRRAAILLAVGAVAVLGVVPPPTGSAAAEPRTFTLVGSLQDELGCAADWQPDCAATELAPTDAVGVHSAEFTVPAGSHEYKVAVNGSWDEAYGLDGGSENIPLVVAGPATLRFTFDDATHRVALAPVELSGGPGPGDDAIVTAPARDSGAGESFYFVMTDRFANGDPSNDTGGRTGDRLATGLDPTDKSFYHGGDLAGLRDRLDYIEGLGATAIWLTPSFVNRPVQGTGASVSAGYHGYWITDFTQIDPHLGTNAELEALIADAHARDIKVYFDIITNHTADVIDYAEQTYAYVDQATRPYTDAAGVPFDPADHADGGPFPTLDPLTSFPYTPVIAPEDADLKVPAWLNDPTLYHNRGDSTWTGESVTHGDFSGLDDLMTEHPTVVDGFVDVYDEWIDLGIDGFRIDTAKHVNREFWEQWTARVLDYAHANGKPDFFMFGEVYDADAALLAPYMRDTDMNAVLDFAFQAGASSYARGFSATGLRALFASDDRYTTADTSAAALPTFLGNHDMGRIGHMVKDSGDALRRSELAHSLMYLTRGQPVVYYGDEQGFVGDGDLGGTDKDARQSMFASQVPEFTEQRLLTGEVAGSVDRFDPEAPLYTHIAELAGIREASAALTGGSQVERLVGGADGSVYAFSRVDREERVEHLVALNNSTEAQTVSLTTLTPGAAYEALLGVDDGAAATATADGEGALTLTVPPLAAVLLRADRTVGTLDADAGLSVDAPAPGAGLRGQPPVTADVDDDTWAETSFAYRVVGDPGWTPLGTAETTQPRVFHDVTALAPGTLVEYRAVSTDAAGNRVAGSSYASVGVAVDGGAGPGPDPGSELVTVPGSHNAVMGCAGDWQPACEQARLSRRADGAYAGTFTLPPGSYEYKVAVGGSWDVNYGAGGAPGGANVAYTVTGGAPQQVTFVYDPTTHWFTSTAEGPLLTVPGSHQSELGCAADWSPDCLATWLQDPDGDGAYTYTTPALPAGVYEAKVAHDLSWAENYGAGGARDGANIPFTAPGGKPVTFTYVLATHLLTIDVADPPAPGLGEQRAHWIDERTIAWPPSWIPEGAPAASSSFRLHGSPDGSLEVADGVVTGGEGHDLALDPAGLTPDQLTRFPALAGHLALRLPDGLTRPDVERLAGGELLVSQHAVDGTTQAVSGVQIPGVLDALYAGAVDRDLGVTWAKGRPEMALWAPTAQKVDLLLWRGTDVTGQPLRVPTRRQSDGSWTARGERSWAGSAYRYEVTVYVPSTDAVEVNAVTDPYSVALTTNSTHSVLVDLADKAFRPRQWERAKQPVVRPVDQTVYELHVRDFSASDATVLPRLRGTYGAFAVQGAGRAQLRQLQRAGLTTVHLLPTFDIATIQEDRDAQRVPDGDLAELAPDSTEQQERVAAVAADDAFNWGYDPFHWSAPEGSYALDPEGGARVAEFRTMVGALHADGLQVVLDQVFNHTAASGQATTSVLDRVVPGYYHRLTLGGTVETSTCCQNVATEHAMAQKLMVDSVVTWARDYKVDGFRFDLMGHHSVETMLAVREALDALTPRRDGVDGSAVYLYGEGWNFGEVADNRLFTQATQGQLGGTGIGTFSDRLRDAVRGGGPFDEDPRVQGFGSGAATDPNGASVNGTAEEQLARAQHQADLVRLGLAGNLRDFAFQTSDGQVRSGDEIDYNGQPAGYADSPEEVVTYVDAHDNETLFDSLTHKLPRDTAMSDRVRMNTLSLATTALAQTPSFWHAGAELLRSKSLDRNSYDSGDWFNHLDLAGRDNGFGRGLPPEQENADLWPFQKALLADPALKPSPADIAAAEQGALDLLRLRFSTPLFRLGDAALIQEKVTFPGSGPDAAPGVVVMHVDDRRRGSSPDVDKDLDGLLVVFNASDEPVTQVLPELAGRRHTLAPVQAKGSDAVVRRTTWSAATGTVSVPPRTVAVLVEKRASGRG